The DNA sequence atccccagcgggCTCtgcacctgtcagcacagagcccgacatggggcccgatctcatgaaccacgaggtcatgacctgagccaaaatcaagagacgcttaaccgactgagccagccaggcgcccccaccatcccctcccctcccctcccctccccgggttTAAAGTCCTTCCTGGGCCTCATCCCTTAGGTGTTCTCGTCTCTGAGGCTGAGCCTGAATCTATGATGCCTTTACAACTAACTTCCAGCTTCCAAGAAATTTAGGGGATGGAGGAGAAGGTGGGACGACACCAGAAGGAAGCAAAGGGTGAATCTGGAAGGAGTTTTCTGCAGGACAACTGGTCCCGCCACAGGCCTGTGTCATCACCAGAGCAGGGCCATCCTGGTTAACAGAGGCCTGACCAATATTGCACCCGACTCCGGCGTGGGGTCCTGGGTTGCACCCTGATTTCAACAAAGATGCGTTTTGGGGACCTTTGGGGCAAGTTGCATGTGGACTCTTATATATTATGATATTAGTGTTAACTTAGTGTTATTGAAGCTCTGAGTTGTGGTTAGGTAGGAAGATGTCCTTGCTTTTTAGAGTCATACTTCAGGGGtggaatttttctcatttgtaatttaCTGTAAATACGTTGTCAAAAGTAAAACAGTAATGAGGAAATATAGGGAAATGATAACAATTACTGTACGTTGGTGTTCACTGTATTATTTCCTCCaattttcaatttgtttacaatttttcattaatggggcacccgggtgactcagtcggttgagtgtccgacttcggctcaggtcatgatctcacggtttgtgggttcgagcctcgcgtcgggctctgtgctgacagctcagagcctggagcctgcttccaattctgtgtctccctctctgcccctctcctgctcacgctctctctctctctcagaaataaacattgaaaacaaaacaaaacaaaacaaaaatcctctttCTGAGACTCCCACTGCCCCTAGAGAGACTAGATGCTTGGGTCGGCATTCAAGGCCCTGCAAATCTGGCCCCTCCGGGCTTGTCTCTTGTTACTGTACCCCCTTCTCGCCCGTATTCCATCCAACAGGCCTCTGTGACTCGGCAGAGCTGTTCCCTCTACCCTTCCGTGCCCTTACAGTGAAGAGGGCTCCTAGGAATGTTCAAGGCCCCACTCCAGAGCTCCAGCTCAAGGAACCCGCTGCCACCAGGGGACCCCTGTGCACTCAGCTACTGAAAACTGATCTCAGTTTCGTGAGCACGGGCCCCCTCCTGGCGCtggaggtcgggggggggggggggggagggagggggtggcacATCCCAGCAGGTGGCGGCTTATGAGCCTGTCTTGCCAGCACGGCCCGGTGCTCTGGAAAACACGCACAGAGGACACCCTCAAAAGGAGTGTCTGTGGTAGCAGGGACCGGGGGATGGTCACTGGAGCTTTTACATTTCCGTGTTTTTTCAAGCCGCTTCTTGTTCTAAGCGCATAAAGTGATTCTGCGGTGAACAGTAGCTGGGGTCAGCCTAGATTGTCATTCACCTGGGACACACCTGGAGTGACGGTGCAGTaactagaaaaaaacacagatgacGAAGATGACGAAGGTGATCTCCGTAGCGCCTCGTCCTCTTTGGCGTGTTTTTCACAGCTCGTTTTCGGCGTGTTTTCTCCGCGTCTCTTCCCCGCTGATCCCCGCAGCCCTGCGCTAGGTGCGTGTGCGCGTGTTAGCCCGCTTGGACGGATGTGCCCGCTGCCGGAGGTGGAAGGTCACAGAGAGATCGAGGCCCCCCCCCCGCACACCCCAGCTGGCACGGGGAACAGAGGCCAGCAGCAGAGACCTGCCCTCCCGCACCCACCCGGGGCCAGAAGGCTCATCCCCCCACGACGCCTGCCTTCTCCTACCTCCCCTGTGCTGGCTTTACTTGTGCTGTTATTCTTTCAATAGACTCACCTTTCGTaacttaaatatgtttattttaaaggaaagtttaAATAACTAATGCAGAAGGGAGACCAGCCACGCTTGCCGTAAATAAAAGGGGACACACCTTGGGCCCCATCAGCCCCACGTCGCGTTTCGGTCCAGCCAGGTGTGGCCCGCTGAAGGTTCTCTTGGCTCTAAAGGGAGTCGGCGGGGACTAGGACGGGTGTTAAGGACACGTGAGCACCAAGTTGAGCCTTCCTCGGTGAGGAGGTCACAGagtgaaagaacagaaaagggaagGTGCTTCTCCCCCAGGGATTTCTGGGGCGTCCCCGAAGCACCCCAGCCCTGCACCATCCCCAAGGCCGCTCTGGTCTCGGCTCCCGCAGGCTCCGGTgactccctcccacacccccgtTCAGCGTGTTCTCGTCCTACccttgggaggggaggggtgcagggggcaCGGACCCTAACTCAGATTTGGAAACGGGCTCAGAAAGGGCAGGCTGTGACCCGTCCGGGGAGGCACCGGTGGGAGGCCCTTCGTGTCTCGCCTCCTCAGGGAGGTGTCGCGGACCTTTCCATCTCGATGTCCTTTCCGGACGCTCAGAACTTCTTACACGCAGGAGGCCAATTACTGCCCCCCCAGCCAGCTGACATGTGCCACCCCCACTGCCCAGGAAGCCCCCCACAGCCTATAACCTCACTGCCTACTGCACACAGGCCCCAGTGGGGTTCAGCATAGAAAACATGCTCAGAGACATGAGGGGTCAGGGCCAAGGCCGCACAGCAAGGGTTCAGAGGAACGCAGGCCAAGGCCCAGCTCTGCCTGACCACAAGTCCCTGAGAGCAAGGACCCTGCCTCAGTCACCCGGGACCCCCAGACCCAGCATGCCCTGGGTGAGGAAGGGCCCTGGGTCTTCCTTCCCCTGGTACTAGGGGAGGGCAGCTGGCAGAGGCGGGGTGAGGGGCTTGAGGAGGACTGGGAGGGTGAGGGGCTGCTGGAGGCCACATCACGTGGATCAACTCCagtgaaagcaaagaaaaaggaataaaaccgAATGTCCTTGGAAATTCCTTTAGTGCTTGGCTGTCCATGAAAACAGGATAAAGTGGCTTCCTCTGTCTGTGCTCCAGCCGGGCAGGGTGGAGGCGTTGAGCTCAGGCCAGGACAGCCTCAGGTCaccacggggtggggtggggtgggggggcgggcagcaggggaaggggctcCAGTGCTGCTACTTGAGGGCATCCAGGTGGGTGCAGACTTGGGAGAAGACATTGTCCACGGAGCCTTCGGCATTGACCTGCAGGGAGACGGCCGGGAGGGCAGAGATGCTGGGGAGGGCCATGCGGGCCTCATTGGGGCAGGGGCTCACTTCCCCCAGAGGTGTGGCCTGACTCTCTGAGCCCAGCCACAGGGGACAGCAGCCCATCACGGAGCCAGCGGGGAAACCAAGGCCCGGAATGGAGGGCTGGCCCAGGGTCACGGGGATTTTGGCCAACCCAGGCAAAACTCCAGATTCCCGGGGCTACCCGCGGCCTGCAGGGGGCGCACCTTGCGTACGATGCCACGTTTCTCATAAAAGGCGATGACAGGTTCCGTGGCCTTGTAGTAGGTCTCTAGTCGCTTCTTGATGGTCTCCTCATTGTCATCCACCCGCCCGCTGGTCTCTCCGCGCTTCAGGAGCCGctgggtcatggtctcagggcCTGCGTCCACATACAGCAGCAGCGTGGGCTGTCCGATCTGCGGGTGGGGCGGTAGTCACAGGGGCCCCATTCCCGTCCCCGGGGGccatctcctccccatcctcccatGCCTGAGGCCTCACCTGAGACCCACTCAGATCAGACCATCAAGCCCTTCCCCAGGGCAGCCTAAAGGACCTTCCTAAAACTACTCCTCTGCTCCAACCTCTCCCATAGCTCTCCAGTGCCCTCAGAGAGGGCCTCCCGCCTTCCTCACCTTGTGTTTCCCACTCCTTTGCTCTCCTGGCTTCAGTCACACTGATTCTCTGAAGTCTAGGCTCTCGTCAACCTCCTCCCAAGCCAGGCCTTCGCTCATGCCAAGAATCCTCATCCTCAATCCCAAGTACTTGCCTTCAGATTTGAGCTAAAATCTCATTCCTCTGGGGCAGTCTGCCCAGATGCAACccacgccccccccaccccgcccaccgtCCCCAGCCCTCTGGGGCACACTCTTGAGTCCCCTTGACTTCTCTGCCCAGAATGTCTCAGGAGGCCTCTGGTGATTCACTTagtgtccctctcccctgccagtCCAGGAGCCCCTAAGGACATCAAGGCATCTGTCTGACACAGCAGGGCTGGACAGGACTTGACTGAGGGGTGACGGGCTGCCGAGCTCTGGGGGGTTCTGAATAACGTCACTGTTGTTGGAATAAGCCGGGAAGGGCAAGGAAGGAGGCTGACCTGTCCTCCTTCGGTGGGGCCCTGATGCCCCCTGGTGTCCAGATCTGAGAAGACGTGTTGCCGGGACCCCTGGAGCCCATGGCAGGGCTGGGCCCTTGCGCTGAGCCCACCACCCACAGTGGCGCCCCCAACAgccccaggaaggaaggagactttTAGTAATCTCATTTTCTAGATGTGGCCCTGAGGGTCAGAGGTGACGTCACACAGCTGGTATGGGTGGGTCATGACAGGACGTGCCTTGAGGTTGCCTAGCACCTGACCACAGGGTCCATGGCCTCCCAGTCTGAAGGAAGCCCAGCCCGCTTCCATTTCAAAGACAGGGCAACCGAGGCCCAGAGCAGGGTAGACACTTTCTTGAGGTCCTGTGGGCACTTCAAGGTCAGGAAATCCAATCTCCTTCCACTGGAGGAGGCTCAAAGTTATGGAAGCCCAAAGGTGGCCCCAGCCTCACAGGCTTGggaagtgggggttggggggtctGGTCCTGCCCCAGCCTGTCGGGATGCCTGGTCCTCCCCACAAGGCCAGGGAGGAGTCCCTCTGCCAAGAAAACCTCCTtgagcccagcccccacccttgcACTTGCTTGCAGCCCTGTTTCCCTAGTATGACCTGTGACACCGGAGGCgtgggtatatgtgtgtgtgcccacgtgtgtgcgcatgtgtatATCCCTGTGTATCAGTGAGCTGTGTCCATGTACGTACAtgtatgtgcgtgcatgtgcattGCCAGACGTGTGTGCACACGTATGcgtgcctgtgtgcatgtgtgtatgtgcctgtgGCTTTGTGCTGTgtatgtgcacgcacacgtgtgtgtgcttgGGGCCTGTGTGCGTATGTCTGGGAGAGGTGCCCCCACCCTGTTTTCCTGGTGGGAAGCTGTTCAGGCAACTCGGGGCCGTCATCCTCAAGGCCTACTTTTTCTAGGCCTTTCACAGACTCCCCGCAGCCCACGGAAGGAGACTGGACCCCCCTCCCTGGCACTGGAGGCCTCCAGCCAGGCCTGAATCGCCTCTCCCACATCATCCTGGTTGCCCTGCCCCATACATTCTCTTCTCCCCACGCCAGCCGGAGCCTTCCGGCCctgtccctcccactccctgGCCCTCTGTGTTTGTGAGGTGCCAAGCCCCACTTTTGGAGGGTACATTCTCTCTAATCTCCATTCTGCTCCTTAAGGCAGCTGCCAACTGTGtcttcccattttgcaaatggggGGGGACACTGAGGGTCAGGGAGGCAGGATGATCGGCCTCAGGCCTGTTGAGCTGGAACCTGAGCTCGGGTTTGTGAGCTCCCCAGCCTGTGCTTCCTCCTCTTCTAGACTTTTCTCTAAACTTCTAGACAGACTTCCAGAAAGTCTTCTCCAGTTTCCCTCcttacccctctccccaccccaaccccacaaGCAGTGTCTCTTTGCCCCAAACTCTCTCTGGCCATCGTGCAGCCCTCTTTCCACCTGACTACCCCACATCACAGCTCCCAAGTGCACCCACCAAATTGCACTTACCTTCCGCTCAAACTCCTCTCCCTGCTGTACTTCCCGAGGGTAGCCATCGATCAGGAAGCCTTTGGAAGTATCTACCTTGGCCACCATGGCATCTCGGAGCATGTCCAACACTGTCTCCTGGGGGCACCGGAAAAGATGGAGGGGTCATGAGCCCCTCTCCCTCCGCCTTCTTCTAGGCCTCTGCCCTAATAAAGAAGTTCCAAACAAGCCTCTCTCTCCAGGAAGCTTCCTTTGAATGTGAAGGCTTGACTGGCTGATTaaatcattcattcacccattcattcattcattcattcaataatatCGATGGAGCCCCTGTTCCCCGCCAGCTCCCGTCCAGGGCTCTGAGGACACCACTGTGAACAAAGCAGGCCTTTCTCAAGAAGCTCACAGTGTGGTGAGGCCGGTTCATCAATTTCCAAACATGGCACAGGTTGAATGGGCAGAGAAGGAGTGATAAAATTAGGGGGTCTGAGCCCAAATCTGTGGAGCCAGGAGGGTCTGAAAGCTGAggaggaaagaacattccaggcaggaagGAATACAATGAGTTGGACGGGACAGAAAGGCCAGGGCAGCTGGAGGGcggagagctggggagaggggggttGAGTGGGTGGAGTGAGGCTAAAGGGGTCAGCAGGGCAGGGTCCTAGAGGCTCTGGGAGCTTCTAGAAGGAA is a window from the Felis catus isolate Fca126 chromosome D4, F.catus_Fca126_mat1.0, whole genome shotgun sequence genome containing:
- the AK1 gene encoding adenylate kinase isoenzyme 1 isoform X2, translating into MEEKLKKTKIIFVVGGPGSGKGTQCEKIVQKYGYTHLSTGDLLRAEVSSGSARGKALSEIMEKGQLVPLETVLDMLRDAMVAKVDTSKGFLIDGYPREVQQGEEFERKIGQPTLLLYVDAGPETMTQRLLKRGETSGRVDDNEETIKKRLETYYKATEPVIAFYEKRGIVRKVNAEGSVDNVFSQVCTHLDALK
- the AK1 gene encoding adenylate kinase isoenzyme 1 isoform X1, whose translation is MGRPGVWEGKGRGHSRTGTMGACCVRNLHNTEDCKAREKLKKTKIIFVVGGPGSGKGTQCEKIVQKYGYTHLSTGDLLRAEVSSGSARGKALSEIMEKGQLVPLETVLDMLRDAMVAKVDTSKGFLIDGYPREVQQGEEFERKIGQPTLLLYVDAGPETMTQRLLKRGETSGRVDDNEETIKKRLETYYKATEPVIAFYEKRGIVRKVNAEGSVDNVFSQVCTHLDALK